Below is a window of bacterium DNA.
ATCTACTCACCAAAGGTAACTGCAGCCGATCAGATATTTACTCTTAACTTTAGTGATTCGGTAACCAAGATAGTAATGATAGTCGACTCGATGGTTACTCCCTGGGATACGACCTATGATACGCTAAAGCTTGTAAAGCGGCCTCAGACCGGCGACCAGCTCCTGATAAAGACCCTGAAACCCACGTCAATCAAGGACAGATTCCGCTTCAACACATTCAAGGCCGAGATCTCCGATGCCAATTCAACACTGACTCTGGACGATATCAGGGTCGTTCCGAACCCCTATTATGTAAGGGCGCCCTGGGATAGAACCCAGTACGACAGGCATGTAGTATTCCAGTATCTGCCTTTGAAATGCACAATACGAATATTCAATACATCGGGCTTGCTTATCCGCACCATAGAACATGACGGTACAGGACCGGCAAGTTCCGGCAGCATTACCCTCAATGGCAAAGGAGGTTCCGAGGAGTGGAATCTTCTGACCAATGAAGGTCTTGATTGTACAAGCGGATTGTACATCTGGCAGGTTGAAACCGAGGATGGCGAACGTGCCTGGGGCAAGTTTGCCATCGTAAGGTAAAGGAGGAAACGATGAAGCTCTATAAGCGACTCCTCATCATATCCACCATTGGGCTAGCGGCTTTAATGACGCCAGTCTCTGCCCGGTTGGGAGGCGCGGGTTCGTCGGCCTCCTTCCTGACAATGGGCGGCGGAGCGCGTCCAATAGCAATGGGCTGCGCCTATACCGCTCTGGCTGACGGTCCGGACGCCCTTTTCTGGAATCCGGCAGGAATAGCCAATGTGACATCGCCTCAGGTGTCCTTCGGACAGGCAATCCTGTTCGCCGGAATGCTTGAAGAGAACCTCGCCGGCGCTTTCCCGCTTGACGCTTCAAGCACGCTTGGAATTCAGATTCTCGCGCATCTTTCAGGACCTATTGAAATCACGACTTATGACAAGCAGCAGGGAACCGGAAACTTCTATACGGCCAACAACTATGCAGTGGGAATTACATACTCCCGTCTGATGACCGAGAAATTCACCGCAGGCGTAACATTGAAGCTGATAGATCTAACTCTCCATGAAGTAGCGGCCGTCGGAATTGCATTTGACGCGGGCGCCATCTACAGGATAGCAGAATTCAAGAATCTCAGGCTCGGTTTCTGCGTTCAGCATTTCGGTCCTGATATGCGCTACAGCGGCAATCCCCTACTCTTCAACACGCATAAAGACACGCTCCAGACCAATGATATACCGTCCACCTTCCTCTCGGAACCATTCCGTCTTCCCTTCACGTTTGCAGGAGGAGCGGCCATAGACCTTGTCGAGCCTGATAGCATGGGCAGCGGTTCCCGTCTGACGCTTGATGCGGACTTCTTCCATCTCGGAGATCAGTCCGCAAAGGGGTCGCTGGGACTCGAATACGGCCTGAATGAGATGTTCTTTTTGAGGTTCGGGTTCGGCATTAACACGTCTCCCGATTTGGGAGATACAACCACAGCAGCTGCTGATGCAGGCACGATACTTCGTGAAGTGCTTTCAAACCGCAACGACCGCGGGCCTTCGGCGGGCCTTGGCGTTAAAATCCCAATTGGCGACTTTAATGTCTCGGTAGATTACAGCTTTGAGTGGCACTGGTACCTCTCTCCCGTGCACCGGGCCTCTCTGGGCGTAGGCTTCTGAACCCGTTCGTTGCAACGAAAATTTTACTGGGGGCCTTAAGGCCCCCAGTATCTTCATTGCAAAGCTAATTCCATTTCAAAAAGGTGTTATGAATCAAAGAAAACCTTACGTTGACATCTTTGTGGAAACTTTTTAGTGAATATTTGCGTCGAATAAACAGTACATGTTGTAAAATAGCAAATGGAAAACAAGGATTTAAACCTTCAGGTTTTAGCTGTGTCTAACGTATCAAAAGGAGTAGAAATCAGGATATTATCCAGAATCGGCTTAATTATATCCGTTATGCCCTTGGTTTTGACAGCCAGAAAAATATCCATCGAGGAAGCCGTCAATACGGCTTTAGAGGAGAGTATTACTGCAGATCAGGCTAGACTCCAAAAGATTCAGGGCGGAGAGGCCCTGGTTGAGGGGTTTGCCGGGTTTCTTCCTCGTGTATCCGCCTCAACCTCAAGCTCATCAACATCCCTGGACAGCCTTGGCTCGGGTTCATGGTCTTCCCAGGTCTCTTTGGCCCAGCCGGTCGTGGACGCCACAGCCATTATCGGCCTGGTTTCTGGATTTAACCAGAACGCAATGTACCGCAAGCAGTCTGTACAGACGCTTTCAAAGCTTATTGTTGAGGTTGAGAAGTCCTACTACAATCTGGCGAAGCGCGAATCGCTGATGAGGAGCGCCGAGAAGGCATATGAAAGGGCGCAGGAATCTGAAAAAGCCGTTAAGAAACGCTTTGAACTAGGCGACGCAAGCAAAGCGGATGCGCTATCGGCTGAAGCAGCAACCTTGTCAGCCCAGATGCAGCTTACCCTTGCAGAGGGCCAGCTCAAAGACGCAAGAACGCATCTTTCCGATCTCATGCTGGGCAGGTATGAAGAGAGTTCCCTTGAGACCGAGGAGCTTGCAGATCCCGAGATGCCGGATTCGCTTCCCTCCACCATAGTATCGGATGAGTTATTGAAAGACAATCCTGATCTGGCTGTTCTAAAACGTCAGACGCGGTCCTCCAACATCTCGGTTTGGCAAGCCTGGGCGGCTCTATTGCCTTCGCTCTCGATAACGGCCGGCAAGAATTTTACTCAGGAAGGGGCGATTCCTGTTTTTTCGACATGGGATGATATTCCAACAGGATACGGTATATCAATAAGCGTTCCCTTTATAGATATTCCTTCGCGAGCTATAGGGATAAGCCGCGCACATATCGCCCGCAGACAAGCGCACCTTGCGCAGTCTGCGCAAGAGCTTACGACAAAAGAGCTTCTCTCGACTCTTTTGTATACGCAGGACGTTGCATACAAAAGCTTTGAGTTTGCGAAAAAGAGTGAAGCTTTGGCAAGGGAAAAGTACAATTTGACCATAAGAAGTTATGAGTTAGAAGCTTCTTCAATTGTTGAACTTATGCAAGCCCAGGCGGATCTGGCAGATGCGGAGCGTGCTCTCGCGGAAGCCAAGGCGAATTACTGGTCTAGCCGTGCAGACTTGAACTACGTTCTGGGTCGCTCACTGGAGGCAAGATGAACAAAAAGAGACGCAGGCTGGGACTCTGGATAGGAATTTCGGCCGTGGTCGCAGTCGTCGCGCTTATAGTAATTCTCAACATCGTATCGAAAGGGAATAAGTCGCCTGAGGTCCAGACTCAAAAAGTTTCCTTCAGCCGTATTGTTTCCACAGTTTCGGCAACCGGCGAACTTAATGCTAAAAATCAGGTTGATATCTCAGCCGAGATTGTTGCACGAGTTCAGAAACTCTACGTAAAGGAGGGGGATGCAGTCAAGCGGGGTCAGCTTCTTTGCCAGCTCAACGACGCCAACGCAAGATCGAGTCTCGATTTGTCCGAAGCGCAATACAAAAAGGCTCTGTCGGAATTCGAGCGGGGCAGGAAGCTTTACGCGGACAGCCTTATATCAACCGCCCAGTTCGAAAATCTCAAGACCGCCTATAGCGTTGCCCTTGCCCAGGTCAACCAGAGTCGCGATTCATACTCTAAAACAAGAATATACGCGCCTATCTCCGGGATTGTAGTCAGATTGAACGTCAAGGAGGGGGAGGCTGTAATGATGGGGACCATGAACAACGCCGGCACTGTGATGATGACTATCGCGGACCTTTCGGCGATGCAGGCAACCGTTAATGTAGACGAATCAGACGTCGCGTCCATCAAGCTTGGTGATGATGCTTCAATAACCCTGGACGCCTTTCCTGATACGACTTTCAAAGCGAAGGTTTTTTCGATAGGCTACATGCCTACGGCGACCACGACCGTTACGACGACGACAGGCGTAACGGATTTCGAGACCGTGCTCGATATCCTGGACGTGGATCCCCTGCAGCGTCCGGGCATGTCCGTATCCGCCGATATAGTGGCGGCAGTTCGCGATTCGGCTCTCGTTTGCCCACTGCAGGCCATAGGCAGGCGCGACATAGAAGGACGCTCGGTGGAAACAGTCTTCATCGTTAAAAACGGAAAAGCGAAGCTTGTTGAGATTAAAACAGGCATATCGGACGGACGTTCGGCTGAGGTCCTGGATGGTCTGGAAGCGGGCCAGGCAGTGATAGTAGGGCCGTACAAGGTTCTTAGAACCCTGAATGACGGAGACGAGGTTAAAACAAAGAAAGAGGAACCGCAATGGCAGAAAGACCAAAGAGGACCGCGACCGCAGCAAGGGCAAGAGTCAGGGCAGCGAAGCGTCCGCATCCGGGTCGGTCGCTGATCCTCCTCGAAGATATCTCCAAGACCTATGACGGCGGTCATGTCGCCGTAAATGCACTTTCGGAGATAAATATCGATATCAATGAGGGTGAATACGTGGCGATA
It encodes the following:
- a CDS encoding PorV/PorQ family protein, whose protein sequence is MKLYKRLLIISTIGLAALMTPVSARLGGAGSSASFLTMGGGARPIAMGCAYTALADGPDALFWNPAGIANVTSPQVSFGQAILFAGMLEENLAGAFPLDASSTLGIQILAHLSGPIEITTYDKQQGTGNFYTANNYAVGITYSRLMTEKFTAGVTLKLIDLTLHEVAAVGIAFDAGAIYRIAEFKNLRLGFCVQHFGPDMRYSGNPLLFNTHKDTLQTNDIPSTFLSEPFRLPFTFAGGAAIDLVEPDSMGSGSRLTLDADFFHLGDQSAKGSLGLEYGLNEMFFLRFGFGINTSPDLGDTTTAAADAGTILREVLSNRNDRGPSAGLGVKIPIGDFNVSVDYSFEWHWYLSPVHRASLGVGF
- a CDS encoding efflux RND transporter periplasmic adaptor subunit, which produces MNKKRRRLGLWIGISAVVAVVALIVILNIVSKGNKSPEVQTQKVSFSRIVSTVSATGELNAKNQVDISAEIVARVQKLYVKEGDAVKRGQLLCQLNDANARSSLDLSEAQYKKALSEFERGRKLYADSLISTAQFENLKTAYSVALAQVNQSRDSYSKTRIYAPISGIVVRLNVKEGEAVMMGTMNNAGTVMMTIADLSAMQATVNVDESDVASIKLGDDASITLDAFPDTTFKAKVFSIGYMPTATTTVTTTTGVTDFETVLDILDVDPLQRPGMSVSADIVAAVRDSALVCPLQAIGRRDIEGRSVETVFIVKNGKAKLVEIKTGISDGRSAEVLDGLEAGQAVIVGPYKVLRTLNDGDEVKTKKEEPQWQKDQRGPRPQQGQESGQRSVRIRVGR
- a CDS encoding TolC family protein, translating into MSNVSKGVEIRILSRIGLIISVMPLVLTARKISIEEAVNTALEESITADQARLQKIQGGEALVEGFAGFLPRVSASTSSSSTSLDSLGSGSWSSQVSLAQPVVDATAIIGLVSGFNQNAMYRKQSVQTLSKLIVEVEKSYYNLAKRESLMRSAEKAYERAQESEKAVKKRFELGDASKADALSAEAATLSAQMQLTLAEGQLKDARTHLSDLMLGRYEESSLETEELADPEMPDSLPSTIVSDELLKDNPDLAVLKRQTRSSNISVWQAWAALLPSLSITAGKNFTQEGAIPVFSTWDDIPTGYGISISVPFIDIPSRAIGISRAHIARRQAHLAQSAQELTTKELLSTLLYTQDVAYKSFEFAKKSEALAREKYNLTIRSYELEASSIVELMQAQADLADAERALAEAKANYWSSRADLNYVLGRSLEAR